In Nitrobacteraceae bacterium AZCC 1564, the following proteins share a genomic window:
- a CDS encoding signal transduction histidine kinase (product_source=COG0642; cath_funfam=1.10.287.130,3.30.450.20,3.30.565.10; cog=COG0642; pfam=PF00512,PF02518,PF12860; smart=SM00091,SM00387,SM00388; superfamily=55785,55874; transmembrane_helix_parts=Inside_1_59,TMhelix_60_82,Outside_83_838), which yields MSGVIGRMRRSLLSCTSIVRGGFIALSASILPGGTPAFAAEHGLLKNALSIFTDINRQELAALITATAVLGFSVVAAILLMRTRVRAARIESKLRSDNQALQLEADRFRALLFAEPQILISWAAGDDRPDISGDIALVLPQGFEQPQRVLAFGSWLLPEQALEMDHAVDALRETGEGFQLNLTTATGRTIEAMGRAIGGQAIVRIRELSGVGMELADLGIRYNHLQEETGVLRAFAGAAPFPLWARRSNGTLSYANAAYAQAADATSVADAIDRNVELLDREDREIMAQTLAEKSGFAARVPIVTGGQRRIFDIQALNVPGGQAGIAIDATEAAQLRAALHQMAEAHRRMLDQLSSGVAVFDAQRRLTFYNDSYRRLWDLDRAFLDNNPDDSSVLDKLRVARKIPEQADFRAWKNKLFEAYRAIEPAKDMWYLPDGRALSVVTTPNPEGGVTYLFDDVTESLKLARQNDGLMRVQRETLDNLAEAVAVFGSNGRAQLFNPPFARMWKLSPDALTQQPHIEAIEQWCRPLFDDEATWQTLRAAITGIDNRISVPLKIERKDGSVLDCMTMPLPDGATMLTFQDVTDTVNVERALRERNEALETADQMKIDFVHHVSYELRSPLTTIIGFAHFLSDPTTGPLTLKQSEYLSYITSSTNALLAIINNILDLATIDAGAMTLNLGPVDVNKTVTEATAGIQDRLANEHIRLDVDIDPAIHDFIADERRIVQVLYNLLANAVGFSPAHGAIRLRARTTGNSVVFSVSDSGPGIPDGVKDKVFDWFESHANGSRHRGAGLGLSLVRSFVELHGGRVHVDSIVGKGTTVTCEFPIDQTAHRNAAE from the coding sequence ATGTCAGGCGTGATCGGGAGGATGCGGCGGAGCTTGCTGTCGTGCACCTCGATTGTGCGCGGGGGCTTCATTGCCTTGAGCGCTTCAATATTGCCCGGCGGTACGCCGGCCTTTGCGGCTGAGCATGGCCTTCTCAAAAATGCGCTCTCCATCTTCACGGATATCAACCGGCAAGAGCTTGCCGCGCTCATCACAGCGACAGCCGTCCTGGGTTTTTCCGTAGTCGCGGCCATACTGCTGATGCGGACGCGCGTTCGTGCGGCCCGCATCGAGTCCAAACTCCGGTCCGACAATCAAGCACTGCAACTCGAAGCGGACCGGTTCCGCGCCCTGCTGTTCGCCGAGCCACAGATCTTGATTTCCTGGGCGGCGGGCGATGACCGTCCCGATATCAGCGGCGATATTGCACTTGTGCTGCCGCAAGGCTTCGAGCAGCCGCAGCGTGTTCTGGCGTTCGGAAGCTGGCTGCTCCCCGAGCAAGCGCTTGAAATGGATCATGCCGTCGATGCGCTGCGTGAGACTGGCGAAGGCTTTCAACTCAATCTGACCACAGCAACGGGCCGCACCATCGAGGCGATGGGCCGCGCCATCGGCGGTCAGGCGATTGTTCGGATTCGCGAGTTGTCGGGAGTCGGAATGGAACTCGCTGATCTGGGCATCCGCTATAATCACCTGCAGGAAGAAACCGGTGTGCTTCGCGCCTTTGCCGGGGCAGCGCCATTCCCGCTATGGGCAAGACGCAGCAACGGGACGCTGAGCTACGCCAACGCAGCCTACGCTCAGGCTGCCGACGCAACTTCCGTTGCCGATGCCATTGACCGCAATGTCGAGTTGCTCGACCGCGAAGACCGCGAAATCATGGCGCAGACACTGGCGGAGAAAAGTGGATTTGCCGCGCGGGTTCCGATCGTCACGGGCGGCCAGCGCCGCATCTTCGACATTCAGGCGCTCAATGTGCCGGGCGGGCAAGCCGGGATCGCCATCGATGCCACCGAAGCTGCGCAGCTTCGCGCCGCGCTTCACCAGATGGCCGAAGCGCACCGCCGCATGCTCGATCAACTCTCATCGGGTGTGGCTGTCTTTGACGCACAGCGGCGGCTGACGTTCTACAACGATTCCTATCGCAGGCTTTGGGATCTCGATCGCGCATTCCTTGACAACAATCCCGACGACTCGAGTGTGCTCGACAAGCTGCGTGTGGCACGCAAGATTCCCGAGCAGGCTGATTTCCGCGCCTGGAAGAACAAGCTGTTCGAGGCCTATCGCGCAATCGAGCCGGCGAAGGACATGTGGTATCTCCCGGACGGCCGCGCGCTGAGCGTCGTCACCACGCCCAATCCCGAAGGTGGCGTCACCTATCTGTTCGACGACGTGACTGAGAGCTTGAAGCTGGCACGGCAGAACGACGGCCTGATGCGCGTTCAGCGCGAAACGCTGGACAATCTCGCCGAGGCGGTGGCGGTGTTCGGCAGTAATGGCCGCGCGCAGCTATTCAATCCGCCATTTGCGCGGATGTGGAAGCTGTCGCCCGATGCGCTCACCCAGCAACCGCATATCGAAGCCATCGAACAGTGGTGCCGTCCGCTGTTCGACGACGAAGCCACCTGGCAAACCCTCCGGGCCGCGATCACCGGCATCGACAATCGCATCTCCGTGCCGCTCAAGATCGAACGCAAGGACGGCAGCGTGCTGGACTGCATGACCATGCCGCTGCCCGATGGCGCGACCATGCTGACGTTCCAAGACGTCACCGACACGGTGAACGTCGAGCGGGCACTGCGCGAGCGCAACGAAGCGCTGGAAACCGCCGATCAGATGAAGATCGATTTCGTTCACCACGTGTCGTACGAGCTGCGCTCGCCGTTGACCACGATCATCGGCTTTGCCCACTTCTTGAGCGACCCGACCACCGGCCCGCTAACGCTCAAGCAAAGCGAATATCTCAGCTACATCACGTCTTCGACCAACGCACTGCTTGCCATTATCAACAACATCCTCGATCTGGCGACCATCGATGCGGGGGCAATGACTCTCAATCTCGGACCGGTCGATGTGAACAAGACCGTGACCGAAGCCACGGCCGGTATTCAGGATCGCTTGGCCAACGAACATATTCGCCTTGATGTCGATATCGATCCGGCCATCCACGACTTCATCGCGGATGAACGACGCATCGTTCAGGTGCTGTATAATTTGCTTGCCAACGCTGTCGGCTTCTCACCCGCACATGGCGCCATCAGATTGCGCGCCCGCACGACTGGCAACAGCGTGGTATTTTCGGTGTCGGATTCCGGCCCCGGTATTCCCGATGGCGTCAAGGACAAGGTGTTCGACTGGTTCGAAAGTCATGCCAACGGCTCGCGCCATCGCGGTGCGGGTCTCGGCCTATCACTCGTCCGCTCATTCGTCGAACTGCACGGCGGCAGGGTGCATGTCGACTCCATCGTCGGAAAAGGTACGACTGTGACCTGCGAATTCCCGATCGATCAAACCGCTCATCGCAATGCTGCTGAATGA
- a CDS encoding dUTP pyrophosphatase (product_source=KO:K01520; cath_funfam=2.70.40.10; cog=COG0756; ko=KO:K01520; pfam=PF00692; superfamily=51283; tigrfam=TIGR00576) yields MMTAITIDVQRLPHSEGLELPAYQTAHAAGLDLLAAVAEDNPVTLTPGQRALIPTGLMIAVPPGFEAQVRPRSGLALKHGVTVLNAPGTVDADYRGEVGVLLINHGDAAFTIRRGERIAQMVIAPVTQANLVGVESLSSTARGSGGFGSTGR; encoded by the coding sequence ATGATGACCGCCATCACCATCGATGTCCAACGATTGCCTCATAGCGAAGGCCTCGAGCTGCCAGCCTATCAAACCGCTCATGCTGCCGGGCTGGACTTGCTCGCAGCAGTCGCCGAAGACAATCCGGTGACGCTGACGCCGGGTCAGCGCGCTCTGATCCCGACCGGACTGATGATCGCTGTCCCCCCGGGGTTTGAGGCACAGGTTCGGCCGCGCTCCGGGCTCGCCCTCAAGCATGGTGTAACCGTGCTGAATGCCCCTGGCACTGTTGACGCGGACTACCGCGGCGAAGTTGGTGTGCTCTTGATCAATCATGGCGACGCGGCATTTACGATTCGACGCGGTGAGCGAATCGCCCAGATGGTTATCGCGCCCGTCACACAGGCAAATCTGGTAGGTGTCGAGTCGTTATCGTCCACTGCTCGTGGTAGCGGCGGGTTTGGCTCGACGGGCCGATAA